In bacterium, a genomic segment contains:
- a CDS encoding ribbon-helix-helix domain-containing protein → MSRKKISTTVYITEEQNEMLKLLNKKTKVPIAEYIRQGIDLVLKEYENEIPGQMTF, encoded by the coding sequence ATGTCACGTAAAAAAATATCTACTACAGTGTATATCACTGAAGAACAAAATGAAATGCTCAAGTTATTAAATAAAAAAACCAAAGTCCCCATTGCAGAGTATATCAGACAAGGTATTGACCTTGTCTTAAAAGAATACGAAAACGAAATCCCAGGTCAAATGACATTTTAA
- a CDS encoding carbohydrate ABC transporter permease, with protein sequence MLKHSQRSNILIRWSIYTVLIVMAVYYLIPFFIMLMTSLKSMADIRSGSLLSLPKNIDFSAWFRAWNSACASIACEGVRPYFFNSIKIVVPSVLISTAIGALNGYIFSHWKFKGSDICFTALLVGCFIPFQIIILPMAQLLGKVGLSNSYWGLVLVHVIYGIAGTTLFFRNYYTNIPAELLNAAKVDGAHFFTIFFKILLPLSGPIITVTVIWQFTQIWNDFLFGVIFSSADTQPITVALNNLVNVSMGEKEYNVHMAAAIIAAIPTLLVYVLAGKYFVRGLTAGSVKG encoded by the coding sequence ATGCTAAAACACTCCCAAAGATCAAATATACTGATCCGTTGGTCAATATACACTGTCTTGATTGTGATGGCCGTATACTACTTAATTCCGTTTTTTATTATGCTTATGACGTCTTTAAAAAGCATGGCAGATATTCGCTCGGGTAGTTTATTATCTTTACCCAAGAATATTGATTTTTCTGCCTGGTTTAGGGCATGGAATAGTGCGTGTGCCAGTATTGCCTGTGAGGGAGTGCGCCCTTATTTTTTTAATTCCATTAAAATTGTTGTTCCATCAGTTTTAATATCAACAGCCATTGGCGCTTTGAATGGTTATATATTTTCTCATTGGAAATTTAAAGGGTCTGATATTTGTTTTACGGCACTTTTGGTGGGCTGCTTTATTCCTTTTCAAATTATCATTTTACCCATGGCGCAACTTTTAGGTAAAGTTGGTTTATCCAATTCTTATTGGGGCCTGGTTTTGGTGCACGTGATTTATGGTATTGCCGGTACAACATTATTTTTTAGAAACTATTATACCAATATCCCAGCAGAGTTGCTCAATGCAGCTAAAGTGGATGGGGCACATTTTTTCACCATTTTTTTTAAAATCCTACTGCCTTTATCTGGACCTATCATTACGGTGACGGTTATTTGGCAGTTTACTCAAATATGGAATGACTTTTTATTTGGGGTTATTTTTTCTAGTGCCGATACCCAACCCATTACGGTTGCTTTGAATAATTTGGTCAATGTTTCTATGGGAGAAAAAGAGTACAACGTGCATATGGCAGCAGCCATTATTGCGGCTATTCCAACACTCTTGGTGTATGTTTTAGCTGGCAAGTATTTTGTTAGAGGATTAACCGCAGGTTCAGTAAAAGGATAG
- the ugpC gene encoding sn-glycerol-3-phosphate ABC transporter ATP-binding protein UgpC: MTQALQINNLNKSFGQQQILKNINLSLQAGEFLILVGPSGCGKSTLLNCIAGLENPDSGDIVISDKNVTDLLPKDRDIAMVFQSYALYPNMTVRENLAFGMKMRKRSKAYINQKIDEVAKSLEIEHLLSRKPAKLSGGQRQRVAMGRAMARTPSLFLFDEPLSNLDAKLRVGMRKEIRQLHDSQNCATVYVTHDQIEAMTLGDRVAVMKEGEVVQLDTPENIYAHPVNTYVAQFMGSPSMNIFETKIINKNQKRFLLLESTDANYELEAPQKLTEHEKVLLGIRPEGMTSKPSRTLDPFEIKSAVEFTEPTGADTLVHTTINNKPAVARCRPKHVCAKGESMSLYLNQANFLFFDPNTGERIH; encoded by the coding sequence ATGACACAAGCCTTACAAATCAATAATTTAAATAAATCCTTTGGCCAGCAGCAGATTTTAAAAAATATCAATCTGTCTTTACAGGCTGGAGAGTTTTTAATTTTGGTGGGCCCCAGTGGTTGTGGCAAGAGTACCTTGCTCAATTGTATTGCCGGTTTAGAAAACCCAGATTCTGGCGATATCGTTATTTCAGATAAAAACGTAACGGACCTTCTACCCAAAGACAGAGACATTGCCATGGTCTTTCAATCTTATGCTTTGTACCCCAATATGACAGTAAGAGAGAACTTAGCTTTTGGTATGAAGATGCGTAAGCGTTCTAAAGCGTATATTAATCAAAAAATTGATGAAGTGGCCAAGTCATTGGAGATAGAACATTTATTGTCCCGAAAACCGGCCAAGCTATCTGGTGGACAACGTCAGCGCGTGGCTATGGGCAGAGCCATGGCCAGAACGCCTTCTTTGTTTTTATTTGATGAACCTTTAAGTAACCTAGATGCAAAGTTGCGCGTAGGCATGCGTAAAGAAATTAGGCAACTGCATGATAGCCAAAATTGTGCAACAGTATATGTGACTCATGATCAAATTGAGGCCATGACCTTGGGAGACAGGGTTGCCGTGATGAAAGAGGGGGAAGTGGTACAATTGGATACCCCAGAAAATATTTATGCGCATCCGGTCAATACCTATGTTGCACAATTTATGGGATCGCCCAGTATGAATATTTTTGAAACAAAAATTATCAATAAAAATCAAAAAAGATTTCTGCTCCTTGAGTCAACCGACGCAAACTATGAATTAGAAGCACCACAAAAACTTACAGAGCATGAAAAAGTTTTATTGGGCATACGGCCAGAAGGGATGACTTCAAAGCCTAGTAGAACTTTAGACCCTTTTGAAATAAAAAGTGCAGTAGAATTTACTGAGCCCACTGGTGCAGATACCTTGGTTCACACCACCATTAATAATAAACCGGCAGTGGCCAGGTGCAGGCCAAAACACGTGTGTGCAAAAGGTGAGAGCATGAGTTTGTATTTAAACCAAGCCAATTTTTTGTTTTTTGATCCAAACACCGGAGAAAGAATTCATTAA
- a CDS encoding GNAT family N-acetyltransferase: protein MHIDYIKLIGNQINAYFEDLAHLRITIFREFPYLYEGSYAEEKQYIKTYQNSKKSLLVLAKHNDQIIGATTCIPMADETEEFYQSFLDYKIDISQVFYFGESVILKEFRGNKIGHEFFKLRESHAKQHMQDLKYTSFCAVDRAKDHPLRPDDYTPLNNFWQRMGYKKHDDMKVYYSWKDVDRQQEDTKAMTVWLKQWA from the coding sequence ATGCATATTGACTACATCAAATTAATTGGCAATCAGATTAACGCGTACTTTGAAGACCTTGCACATTTAAGAATAACCATCTTTAGAGAGTTTCCTTATCTTTATGAAGGTAGCTATGCTGAGGAAAAACAATACATAAAGACCTATCAAAACTCTAAAAAAAGTTTACTTGTCTTGGCCAAGCATAATGATCAAATTATCGGGGCCACAACGTGTATACCTATGGCAGATGAAACAGAAGAATTTTATCAAAGCTTTTTAGATTATAAAATAGATATAAGCCAAGTATTTTATTTTGGTGAGTCCGTTATTTTAAAAGAATTTAGAGGCAATAAAATAGGTCATGAATTTTTTAAACTTAGAGAAAGCCATGCCAAACAGCACATGCAAGATTTAAAGTACACAAGTTTTTGCGCAGTGGACAGAGCAAAAGATCATCCTTTAAGACCAGATGACTACACACCACTGAATAACTTTTGGCAGAGAATGGGATATAAAAAACATGATGACATGAAAGTCTATTATTCATGGAAAGATGTTGATCGACAACAAGAAGATACAAAAGCAATGACTGTTTGGTTGAAACAGTGGGCTTAA
- a CDS encoding SulP family inorganic anion transporter produces the protein MEAKSNIINSYQGSIQSDIFSGITVALALVPEAVAFAFVAGVSPIVGLYGAFMMCLITSIFGGRPGMISGATGAMAVVMVHLVSEGNALGPAGAYTGVQYLFLTLLLVGILQALAGIFKMGKLIRLVPSPVMMGFVNGLAIVIFLSQLNMLKVNGQWLAGQTMLTMLILIGITLILLFLIPKIHKKAPGALIAIIVVTLLVLALKLDTSTVLSFIQSNGGTGIKGQLPSFHFPKVAMNLTTLQFIFPYAMILAAIGLIESLMTLNLIDDLTKTRGNGNKECIAQGLGNFVNGLFGGMGGCAMIGQSMINISSGGRGRLSGITAALSLLVFILFGSQYIEAVPIAALVGVMFFVVFKTFAWNTFKIINKVPKWDVAIIIIVTVLTVVFDLAIAVVSGVIISALLFSWENALRIRARKRIDEKGIKHYEIYGPLFFGSTALFASKFDAENDPDEVIIDFKDSRVMDQSAIEIINKIAEDYLKHGKNIHLRHLSKDCTRLIKKAEKICDVNVLEDPDYFVSIDNYKQYKLSR, from the coding sequence ATGGAAGCTAAATCAAATATTATAAATTCATATCAAGGCAGTATCCAGAGTGATATTTTCTCTGGTATCACCGTAGCATTGGCTTTGGTTCCAGAAGCTGTAGCTTTTGCGTTTGTTGCAGGCGTATCGCCCATTGTAGGTTTGTATGGAGCATTTATGATGTGTTTAATCACATCTATTTTTGGTGGACGCCCAGGCATGATTTCAGGGGCTACTGGGGCAATGGCGGTTGTGATGGTTCATTTGGTCAGTGAAGGAAATGCCTTGGGGCCTGCTGGTGCATACACCGGCGTACAGTATCTGTTTTTAACACTTTTACTGGTTGGAATACTGCAAGCTTTGGCAGGAATATTTAAAATGGGTAAACTGATTCGATTGGTGCCCAGCCCGGTAATGATGGGTTTTGTCAATGGCTTGGCTATTGTTATCTTCTTGTCTCAATTGAACATGCTTAAAGTGAATGGACAGTGGTTGGCTGGTCAAACAATGCTGACCATGCTGATATTGATTGGCATAACTTTGATTTTACTGTTTTTAATTCCAAAAATTCATAAAAAAGCACCCGGCGCGTTGATCGCAATTATTGTGGTTACACTCTTGGTTCTTGCCCTTAAGCTGGATACATCAACGGTACTTTCTTTTATTCAGTCTAATGGAGGAACAGGAATTAAGGGGCAGTTGCCCAGCTTTCATTTTCCTAAAGTGGCAATGAACCTGACTACTCTTCAGTTTATTTTTCCTTATGCCATGATTTTGGCAGCCATTGGTTTGATTGAGTCGCTGATGACCTTAAACCTTATTGATGATTTAACCAAAACTCGCGGTAATGGCAACAAGGAATGCATTGCACAGGGTTTAGGGAACTTTGTTAACGGTCTGTTTGGTGGCATGGGAGGCTGTGCAATGATTGGACAAAGTATGATTAATATAAGTTCAGGAGGAAGGGGAAGGTTATCAGGTATTACGGCCGCTTTATCTTTATTGGTGTTTATTTTATTTGGCTCTCAATACATTGAAGCAGTTCCTATTGCAGCGTTGGTAGGCGTTATGTTTTTTGTGGTATTTAAAACCTTTGCTTGGAACACATTTAAAATTATAAACAAAGTTCCAAAATGGGATGTAGCCATTATTATTATTGTTACAGTTTTAACTGTTGTATTTGATTTAGCTATTGCGGTAGTCAGTGGAGTTATTATTTCAGCACTTTTATTTTCTTGGGAAAATGCATTACGAATCAGAGCCCGCAAACGCATTGATGAAAAAGGAATCAAGCATTATGAAATTTATGGACCTTTGTTTTTTGGTTCAACAGCGCTGTTTGCCAGTAAATTTGATGCAGAGAACGATCCGGATGAAGTTATTATTGATTTTAAAGACTCACGAGTGATGGATCAGTCTGCTATAGAAATCATCAATAAAATTGCTGAAGACTATTTAAAACATGGTAAAAACATTCACCTTAGACATTTGAGTAAAGATTGCACAAGACTGATCAAAAAAGCAGAAAAAATTTGTGATGTGAATGTTCTGGAAGATCCAGATTATTTTGTCAGTATTGATAATTATAAACAGTACAAGTTAAGTCGGTAA
- a CDS encoding DUF1801 domain-containing protein yields MTCSEVIKKYKLYPEPWRSKLLKLRELIFATAEKNQHIDGLIESLKWGEPSYTPRQKNIGTSLRLSWSKKKPHQYGIYVPCQSNLIAQYQLMFGETLNYEGKRGLIFYEKDRLPKKTIEACIHMALNYHLNKKTIRHKF; encoded by the coding sequence ATGACATGTTCTGAAGTCATAAAAAAATACAAACTGTACCCGGAACCTTGGAGAAGTAAGTTGTTAAAGTTAAGAGAGTTGATTTTTGCAACAGCAGAAAAAAACCAACACATTGATGGTCTCATAGAATCTTTAAAATGGGGTGAACCTAGCTATACGCCAAGACAAAAAAACATAGGAACATCCCTTAGACTGAGTTGGTCAAAAAAGAAACCCCATCAGTATGGAATATATGTGCCTTGTCAAAGCAATTTAATTGCCCAGTATCAATTAATGTTTGGTGAAACGTTAAACTATGAAGGCAAACGAGGCTTGATTTTTTATGAAAAAGACAGACTTCCTAAAAAAACCATTGAAGCCTGCATTCATATGGCACTTAATTATCACTTGAACAAAAAAACAATCAGGCATAAATTTTAA
- a CDS encoding lytic transglycosylase domain-containing protein, translating to MNSIFNYTVLLNIFFCVFSTVHANSLYIYYVNGKKVYTNAPPNHVQAEKKTLKSSRIIIQHKLVKKQKPAVPQRDITQLIHTLAPKYNISVALAKAVIKAESNFDPMAVSKKGAQGLMQLMPKTAAQLQVKNSFDPEQNLRAGLKLLRTLLSQYQDMDHALAAYNAGTTAVNKYKGVPPYQETIDYIKKVRQYYTHFEASNTATNLQSF from the coding sequence ATGAATTCTATTTTTAATTACACTGTATTACTTAATATCTTTTTTTGTGTTTTTTCTACAGTTCATGCCAACTCACTGTATATTTACTACGTTAATGGTAAAAAAGTCTACACCAACGCCCCACCCAACCATGTACAAGCAGAAAAGAAAACTTTAAAATCCTCGCGTATTATTATCCAACACAAGCTAGTTAAAAAACAAAAGCCCGCAGTGCCACAACGCGACATCACTCAGCTCATTCATACTTTAGCGCCAAAATACAATATTTCAGTGGCTTTGGCTAAAGCTGTGATCAAAGCAGAATCCAATTTTGACCCTATGGCGGTTTCAAAAAAGGGGGCTCAAGGCTTAATGCAGTTGATGCCAAAAACTGCGGCGCAACTGCAAGTAAAAAACTCTTTTGACCCTGAACAAAACTTACGCGCTGGTTTAAAACTTTTACGTACTTTATTGAGCCAATACCAAGACATGGATCATGCCTTGGCTGCCTATAATGCTGGAACCACTGCTGTTAACAAGTACAAAGGTGTGCCTCCCTATCAAGAAACTATTGACTATATCAAAAAGGTAAGACAGTATTACACTCACTTTGAAGCCAGCAACACCGCAACAAACTTACAGTCTTTCTAA
- a CDS encoding ABC transporter substrate-binding protein, producing MNHQSVSQFFGAVVLSLVGIVFAGQVEVLHWWTSASEAESVNVLKNLLEKEGHAWKDFAVAGGGGENAMTVLKSRVVSGNAPTAAQIKGPAIQEWASMGMNANLDAVAKAEKWDSKIYTPLIDHLKYNKHYVAVPVNIHRVNWLWVNPSVFKKAKVKVPTSWQELESAAQALQAYAVKNKLKNFTPIAHGGQNWQDATVFEAIVLSEGGSQLYTDAFINLKKEALTGAAMQNVFKKLRNYKRYTDKGSTGRDWNQATAMVIKGNAGMQIMGDWAKGEFVKAGKKPGVDYLCVPVPGTQGDFTYNVDSFVMFKSKNPKSEAAQNAMAKLILQEEFQKVFNINKGSVPVNKNIKASEFDACGQQSIKDINASISNKSFLPSMAHGMSSSPAVQGAIFDVVTNFFNSQQSEKEAAAKLYQSIKASQ from the coding sequence ATGAATCATCAGTCAGTTAGTCAGTTTTTTGGTGCAGTTGTTTTAAGTTTAGTTGGGATTGTTTTTGCGGGTCAGGTTGAGGTCTTACATTGGTGGACATCAGCCAGTGAGGCAGAATCGGTTAATGTCCTTAAGAACTTACTAGAAAAAGAGGGGCATGCTTGGAAAGATTTTGCTGTTGCTGGCGGTGGCGGTGAAAATGCCATGACCGTATTAAAAAGTAGAGTGGTTTCGGGTAATGCGCCAACGGCTGCGCAAATTAAAGGTCCTGCAATTCAAGAGTGGGCCAGTATGGGAATGAATGCTAACTTGGATGCGGTTGCAAAAGCTGAAAAATGGGACAGCAAAATTTATACACCGCTTATTGATCACCTTAAATACAACAAACACTATGTGGCGGTTCCTGTGAATATTCATAGGGTCAACTGGTTATGGGTAAATCCCAGTGTCTTTAAAAAGGCAAAAGTTAAAGTCCCCACAAGCTGGCAAGAGTTAGAATCTGCTGCACAGGCCTTGCAAGCTTATGCCGTTAAAAATAAACTCAAAAACTTTACACCCATAGCGCATGGCGGACAAAACTGGCAAGATGCCACTGTGTTTGAAGCTATTGTCTTGTCTGAAGGTGGTTCTCAACTATATACCGATGCATTTATAAACTTAAAAAAAGAAGCGCTGACAGGCGCAGCCATGCAAAATGTCTTTAAAAAACTTAGAAACTATAAGCGATATACTGATAAAGGCAGCACTGGTAGAGATTGGAATCAGGCAACAGCCATGGTGATAAAAGGCAATGCCGGCATGCAAATCATGGGTGATTGGGCCAAAGGTGAGTTTGTAAAAGCCGGTAAAAAACCGGGTGTAGATTATTTATGTGTACCTGTGCCAGGCACCCAAGGTGATTTTACTTACAATGTCGATAGCTTTGTGATGTTTAAAAGTAAAAACCCAAAATCTGAGGCAGCACAAAATGCTATGGCCAAGCTTATTTTGCAGGAAGAGTTTCAAAAAGTATTCAATATCAATAAAGGTTCAGTACCTGTGAATAAAAATATCAAAGCCAGTGAGTTTGATGCCTGTGGGCAACAGTCCATTAAAGATATCAATGCAAGCATCAGCAATAAAAGTTTCTTGCCAAGCATGGCGCACGGCATGTCAAGTTCACCCGCTGTTCAAGGTGCTATTTTTGATGTTGTGACCAACTTCTTTAACTCTCAACAGTCAGAAAAAGAAGCTGCTGCAAAACTTTATCAATCCATCAAGGCCAGTCAATAG
- a CDS encoding ROK family protein: MKKKLIAFDLGGHNLRAALIDQELNILEKKSERTVSGRKLSDVIDQIKNLYQALSKDKLLPISLSIPGYVKKDQTIACAPNFPQWINIKIIDQICQAMNLSIEQCHTLNDANAVMLAEQKLGNAQGISDCLYLGIGTGIGGAIVSDGQLLMGHDSMAGELGHMSIHMDGPLCGCGNYGCIEAYVSASALEAKHQKSLKAIADSARKGEEAAQKVYHDLGKHLGVAIASLVNLFNPQRILLGGRVSRSKDLFENTLNEELKARLKNHPGRDVEVMPAHLGDDAGMIGAAVGYFSKIKG; encoded by the coding sequence ATGAAGAAAAAGCTTATTGCTTTTGATCTAGGTGGCCATAATTTACGTGCAGCATTGATTGATCAAGAGCTTAATATTCTAGAAAAAAAATCTGAACGAACAGTTTCTGGTCGTAAACTTTCTGATGTTATTGATCAGATAAAAAACCTTTATCAGGCTTTAAGCAAGGATAAGCTTTTACCCATCAGTTTGTCTATCCCAGGCTATGTTAAAAAAGACCAAACCATTGCCTGTGCACCCAATTTTCCACAGTGGATCAATATCAAAATTATAGATCAAATATGCCAAGCAATGAACTTATCTATAGAACAGTGTCATACGCTCAATGATGCCAATGCTGTAATGCTAGCAGAGCAAAAATTAGGCAATGCACAAGGTATCAGTGATTGTTTGTATCTGGGTATAGGTACGGGTATAGGTGGAGCAATTGTATCAGATGGCCAGTTGTTAATGGGCCATGATTCAATGGCAGGAGAGTTGGGCCATATGTCTATTCACATGGATGGCCCACTGTGTGGATGTGGAAATTATGGTTGTATTGAAGCTTATGTTTCAGCGTCGGCATTGGAAGCTAAACACCAAAAGAGTCTAAAAGCCATTGCTGATAGTGCCAGAAAAGGTGAAGAGGCTGCACAAAAGGTTTATCATGATCTGGGAAAACATTTGGGTGTAGCCATAGCCTCATTGGTTAATTTATTTAATCCTCAACGTATATTGCTTGGTGGACGGGTGAGCCGCTCAAAAGATTTATTTGAAAACACACTGAATGAAGAATTAAAAGCCCGCTTAAAAAACCATCCTGGTCGGGATGTAGAAGTTATGCCAGCGCATTTAGGCGATGATGCAGGTATGATAGGTGCAGCTGTTGGGTATTTTTCAAAAATCAAAGGATAA
- the pgsA gene encoding CDP-diacylglycerol--glycerol-3-phosphate 3-phosphatidyltransferase, protein MKPATPQQTYSLSKTHNKVLTLPNCLSMGRLLLIPLLYFVFSYLETHQSIKFYSCLIFSLAMFTDFLDGYIARKTGQITFLGKVLDPMADKLMVTSALLLLMGQDLVMVWLVIVLIGRELIINTLRSIAMQRGVQILSSGLGKSKTMVQSFAIALLLLGKVILLKQYNILASELGLVLLYIATGLSVFSAGEYFYLFVKNTKNTAT, encoded by the coding sequence TTGAAGCCAGCAACACCGCAACAAACTTACAGTCTTTCTAAAACCCACAACAAAGTATTAACTCTACCCAATTGTCTGAGTATGGGCCGTTTATTGCTGATTCCTTTACTCTATTTTGTTTTCAGTTATTTGGAGACCCACCAGTCTATTAAGTTTTATTCTTGTCTTATTTTTTCTTTGGCCATGTTCACTGATTTTTTGGACGGTTATATTGCTCGTAAAACCGGTCAGATCACTTTTTTAGGCAAAGTCCTAGACCCTATGGCTGATAAGCTCATGGTCACCAGTGCTTTATTATTACTCATGGGGCAAGATTTGGTGATGGTTTGGTTGGTGATTGTGCTGATTGGACGAGAATTGATCATCAACACCTTACGAAGTATTGCCATGCAGCGAGGTGTTCAAATTTTGTCCAGCGGTTTAGGTAAAAGTAAAACCATGGTTCAATCGTTTGCGATTGCACTTTTATTGTTAGGCAAAGTTATACTCCTTAAGCAATACAACATCCTTGCTTCTGAGTTAGGCTTAGTCCTGCTGTACATTGCTACAGGCCTTTCTGTATTTTCTGCTGGTGAGTACTTTTACCTTTTCGTTAAAAATACAAAAAATACTGCCACTTAG
- a CDS encoding SDR family NAD(P)-dependent oxidoreductase, translating to MVKQNVALVTGANRGIGFGLCEALLKQDYTVLMLGKRSKAVEQSAQNLNSDRAIPLVFDLNNLEEIPLLLESVQNYTSHLNILINNAGILPGPKIGADDPLLQQNSISVPEKQSQFHSAFTVNSLAPYYLSHALLPLLKKSPHANVVNVSSRMGQIDSMQANYAAYRVSKTALNAITSILAQDFKSYSINVNCISPGWVRTDMGSPYADRSVEEAIPGILWAAQLPKGGPTGHFFADGKKIAW from the coding sequence ATGGTAAAACAAAACGTTGCCTTGGTTACCGGTGCCAACAGAGGCATTGGCTTTGGTCTTTGTGAGGCATTACTTAAACAAGATTATACAGTGCTGATGTTGGGCAAAAGATCCAAAGCAGTGGAACAGTCTGCCCAAAATTTAAACTCTGACCGCGCCATTCCCCTTGTTTTTGATTTAAACAATTTAGAAGAAATTCCTTTACTCTTAGAGTCTGTTCAGAACTACACTTCGCATTTGAATATCCTTATTAACAACGCTGGTATCTTGCCTGGCCCAAAAATTGGCGCTGATGACCCTCTCCTGCAACAAAATTCAATTTCAGTACCAGAAAAGCAATCACAGTTTCATTCTGCTTTCACCGTCAACAGTTTAGCCCCTTATTATCTCAGCCATGCTTTATTGCCCTTATTAAAAAAGTCTCCGCATGCCAATGTAGTCAACGTTTCTTCACGCATGGGACAAATCGATAGCATGCAAGCCAATTACGCTGCTTACCGTGTGTCTAAAACCGCCCTCAATGCCATCACCTCGATCTTAGCCCAAGACTTTAAATCCTATTCCATCAATGTTAACTGTATCAGTCCCGGCTGGGTCCGCACAGATATGGGCAGTCCCTATGCAGATAGAAGTGTAGAAGAAGCTATACCAGGCATACTCTGGGCGGCACAACTTCCAAAGGGTGGTCCTACGGGTCATTTTTTTGCAGATGGCAAAAAAATTGCCTGGTAA
- a CDS encoding sugar ABC transporter permease, translating to MISPTLIIAMVFIYGFIGWTLWLSMTNSTLLPSHEFVGLKQYYKLFQNDRWWVAIKNLGIFSVLYVGMCIALGLALAIFLDQKIRMENTIRSIYLYPMALSFIVTGTAWKWMLNPSYGLETVLQNLGFANASFDWLVNPKMAIYTVVIAAVWQSSGFVMALFLSGLRGVDEKMIQAAQIDGANAWQIYRKIIIPGMSPVFFSAIMILTHIAIKSFDLVMALTQGGPGYATELPATFMYTFAFQRSKMAMGSASAVMMLMAVMAIIVPFVYAQTKEPK from the coding sequence ATGATTTCTCCCACGCTTATTATCGCTATGGTCTTTATCTATGGCTTTATTGGATGGACGCTTTGGTTATCTATGACCAACTCTACATTGTTACCCAGTCATGAGTTTGTAGGCTTAAAACAATATTATAAACTTTTTCAAAACGATCGTTGGTGGGTGGCCATTAAAAATCTTGGGATTTTTAGTGTTTTGTATGTTGGGATGTGTATAGCCTTGGGTTTGGCTTTGGCTATTTTTTTAGATCAAAAAATTAGAATGGAAAATACCATTCGCAGCATCTACTTGTATCCAATGGCTTTATCTTTTATTGTGACTGGAACCGCCTGGAAATGGATGCTTAATCCCAGTTATGGACTTGAAACAGTTTTGCAAAATCTGGGTTTTGCCAATGCCAGTTTTGATTGGTTGGTCAATCCCAAGATGGCCATTTATACTGTGGTGATTGCAGCTGTTTGGCAATCTTCTGGTTTTGTGATGGCCTTGTTTTTATCAGGTTTAAGAGGTGTGGATGAAAAAATGATTCAGGCTGCCCAGATCGATGGTGCCAACGCATGGCAAATTTATCGTAAAATTATTATTCCAGGCATGTCACCGGTATTTTTTAGCGCCATTATGATTTTAACCCATATTGCCATTAAAAGTTTTGACTTGGTCATGGCTTTGACCCAAGGGGGACCAGGCTATGCTACAGAGTTGCCGGCAACCTTTATGTATACCTTTGCCTTTCAGCGCAGTAAAATGGCCATGGGCTCAGCCAGTGCTGTCATGATGTTAATGGCAGTCATGGCCATTATCGTTCCATTTGTTTATGCTCAAACCAAGGAGCCAAAATAA